Proteins found in one Neodiprion lecontei isolate iyNeoLeco1 chromosome 6, iyNeoLeco1.1, whole genome shotgun sequence genomic segment:
- the LOC107218074 gene encoding nuclease SbcCD subunit C-like, with amino-acid sequence MKTALLILLSVSMAVAVTEIQRSPDSKPKDKRGVSAFGVPGYDVFGGTPAFGSTGWAPVGYAADGWASPDAALGQIQLQATHDIALQALRDLPMGTPSIAYPPEVIRAIQQAKDASRNVLVAQQRVADAKQAAHLQQKIAIAKEANARETAHRSQEIAAHAIAEARASARQLVASQQRLATLKDAVAAAQRVAAAREAAAAAAIQRTATATAAELKKQDVDKQISISEEEARQKDIVAAKENAIANALQHAAAEKPSYPPWG; translated from the exons ATGAAGACCGCTCTATTG ATTCTCCTGTCCGTCTCAATGGCTGTCGCCGTTACGGAGATCCAAAGGTCCCCCGATTCCAAGCCCAAGGATAAACGCGGTGTCTCAGCTTTCGGAGTCCCAGGATATGACGTCTTCGGAGGAACTCCAGCCTTTGGATCCACCGGATGGGCGCCTGTCGGCTACGCCGCTGATGGATGGGCCAGCCCTGACGCAGCTTTGGGTCAGATTCAGCTGCAGGCAACTCACGACATCGCTCTCCAA GCGTTGAGAGATCTCCCGATGGGTACACCGAGCATCGCCTATCCGCCGGAAGTGATCCGGGCGATCCAGCAGGCGAAGGATGCGAGTCGCAACGTCCTTGTGGCTCAGCAAAGAGTCGCGGATGCCAAACAGGCCGCTCATCTTCAGCAGAAGATCGCCATCGCCAAGGAGGCGAACGCCAGAGAGACGGCTCACAG GTCCCAGGAAATCGCAGCCCATGCTATAGCCGAGGCCAGAGCCAGTGCCAGACAGCTGGTTGCTTCCCAGCAGAGACTCGCGACCCTGAAGGACGCGGTTGCAGCTGCCCAAAGAGTCGCTGCGGCCAGAGAAGCCGCCGCTGCTGCAGCCATCCAGAGAACAGCCACGGCCACAGCCGCGGAACTGAAGAAACAAGACGTCGATAAACAGATCAGTATCAGTGAAGAAGAAGCCAGG cAAAAGGACATCGTTGCAGCGAAGGAAAATGCCATCGCTAACGCACTGCAACATGCAGCGGCAGAGAAACCGTCGTATCCTCCATGGGGATAA
- the LOC107218083 gene encoding ATP-dependent RNA helicase dbp2 codes for MIISVVAVLLLVTTCSLASDYSTGGWQGIGSSGSYGNIDHGTGAADLGGLDNYNQGSLQHQETASYGSYGGSGLEGYGGGQVVGYGGGYGTGQGIGYSVGGGNVGLHGANIESNYGGGYGGLGAASIESNYGGGYGGVQVQHHHAQTIPLGQHIEVTRPVAVPVYKEIGVPVAQAVAIAIPHPIAVGVPQPYPVHVPVAHPVPVPVVKTVAVPVEKKVPYPVEKIIPVPVEKAVPIKIEKHIPVPVEKPYPIHIPVYKHVFHRVKSHGWSHH; via the exons atgatcatTTCC GTTGTCGCAGTTCTCTTGTTAGTTACGACCTGCAGTCTGGCCAGTGATTATTCCACCGGAGGTTGGCAAGG AATCGGCTCATCGGGTTCGTACGGCAATATCGATCATGGAACCGGAGCCGCCGACCTCGGCGGGCTGGATAATTACAACCAGGGGAGCTTGCAGCATCAGGAAACAGCGTCTTACGGCTCCTACGGAGGCTCAGGACTGGAAGGCTACGGAGGCGGTCAAGTTGTCGGATACGGGGGTGGATACGGTACCGGTCAGGGCATAGGATACAGTGTCGGAGGAGGAAACGTCGGACTCCATGGAGCAAACATCGAATCGAACTACGGAGGAGGATACGGAGGACTAGGCGCAGCTAGCATCGAATCCAACTACGGTGGAGGATACGGGGGAGTCCAAGTGCAGCATCACCATGCTCAAACGATACCGCTGGGTCAGCACATCGAAGTGACCAGACCAGTCGCCGTTCCCGTTTACAAGGAAATAG GTGTTCCCGTCGCCCAGGCTGTCGCCATAGCCATTCCTCACCCCATAGCGGTCGGGGTACCGCAACCCTATCCGGTCCACGTTCCCGTCGCACATCCGGTACCCGTTCCCGTGGTAAAAACGGTCGCTGTACCCGTCGAGAAGAAAGTCCCGTATCCAGTGGAGAAGATAATCCCAGTGCCAGTTGAGAAGGCGGTTCCAATTAAAATCGAGAAGCATATACCGGTACCAGTTGAAAAACCGTACCCCATACACATCCCAGTTTACAAGCACGTGTTCCACAGAGTCAAGAGTCACGGATGGAGTCATCATTAA
- the LOC107218340 gene encoding uncharacterized protein LOC107218340: MGTMLAYSAALLFAAAIAAASNDAVASTGSPTASVASSVDAAEATGPKLKRGIVQIGTKSWASQNSYPSKSVNPSTSPTAASPIGGQYIQQGSSPESTAAYSPAKIYDQKITYNNQNAGAQQASPYTSQSYTAAKENYNGNAGQGYGNVGYSAPQNHGIPNQAENSGYTAVFTPQIQPVAAQNAPNFGRLQNAQPLTGLSQAQNAQSGQIQSAGIFNTPYYTIFTTGAAPVENQQNAGFLQAPFEQQEAQKSQVTYAPNHQTVSYIDPSLFSYPTQEATSYTQASPYFLQPSPALAASSQVQQNAPKTNIPEQRSSDFSQMYAPYHQSASNFIPAVQQSASLGPVTVDFEGKKIPLPLLQLQSAKDFPGFAQVIHSQPIALETASPAQAQTEFNFLADFTKSLTPNLLPFLNNQQPSQPQVIPVKSANGSPQFPQYKGASINTGLGYNQERPAAGSYQHIKSQPQLQFGGKPALPVVPTAPAAPAVPVIRPVSSVVHHPSVSGRPLGENRDDVEIIKKKKPPAPDPHDFDEDEVDEGYRAIEREYGPQHDDVEDESPHRGSYVKESSAESDFKPSTGYPFESYEDKFGRYSKPSSDEEAEDDGPSSRYHHHSSADDDDDYDGHSTTHHANYRSPQSRPSRYEYPGEESRKNERQEQAEEEGELAAFNSYGQDFEQEFEDSYKRELPQSKYVHVKEVPEIEGTEPVTRYNSKSKESRHQAHEEEPEESRNYGSHSSQKYRKGPKSGDSEGYGSNVRSYNRSPKVIHEDSFGYKSPKSQQYSKYKKSPTGDSYSAVKKSPKKESYVKSSRSSYKSPENDNGYEKGDSYSYSTGSAWKSDNKKAPESRDYHGHASTAVKTLAQPDSSFSFDAFAIDPSSPKIVHDLTGI, encoded by the exons ATGGGTACTATGCTG GCTTACAGTGCAGCGCTTCTCTTCGCCGCTGCGATAGCAGCGGCATCAAACGATGCGGTTGCCTCTACAGGATCACCAACAGCATCGGTGGCATCATCGGTTGACGCAGCAGAAGCAACTGGACCAAAGTTGAAACGCGGGATCGTTCAAATTGGAACAAAGAGTTGGGCCAGCCAGAACAGCTATCCGTCAAAATCGGTTAATCCAAGCACGAGTCCCACTGCTGCGAGTCCGATCGGTGGCCAGTACATTCAGCAGGGCAGCAGCCCTGAATCAACGGCCGCGTATTCCCCCGCAAAAATCTACGACCAAAAAATAACTTACAACAACCAGAACGCCGGTGCTCAGCAAGCTTCGCCGTATACCAGTCAAAGTTACACGGCGGCTAAAGAGAACTATAACGGAAATGCTGGACAAGGTTATGGAAATGTCGGGTACAGCGCTCCACAGAATCACGGGATTCCAAATCAGGCTGAGAACTCCGGATACACGGCGGTGTTCACGCCTCAAATTCAACCAGTGGCTGCTCAGAACGCACCGAACTTCGGTAGGCTCCAGAACGCGCAACCCTTGACTGGCCTATCTCAGGCCCAGAACGCCCAGAGCGGTCAGATCCAAAGTGCAGGAATATTCAACACCCCGTACTACACGATTTTTACCACTGGTGCTGCCCCCGTTGAAAATCAGCAGAATGCCGGATTCTTGCAGGCGCCGTTCGAGCAACAAGAAGCCCAGAAGTCCCAAGTGACTTACGCGCCAAATCACCAGACGGTGTCTTACATCGATCCGAGCTTGTTCTCTTACCCGACTCAAGAAGCAACGAGCTATACCCAAGCCTCACCTTACTTCCTGCAGCCGAGTCCAGCTCTAGCCGCATCTTCCCAAGTTCAGCAAAACGCTCCAAAGACCAATATTCCGGAGCAGAGGAGTTCAGATTTTTCACAGATGTACGCACCGTACCATCAAAGCGCTTCCAACTTCATACCGGCTGTCCAGCAGAGCGCCAGTTTGGGTCCAGTGACCGTGGACTTCGAGGGTAAGAAGATACCGCTACCACTTCTTCAGCTGCAAAGCGCCAAAGACTTCCCGGGCTTTGCTCAGGTCATCCACAGTCAGCCAATTGCTCTCGAGACCGCCTCGCCAGCTCAAGCGCAAACTGAATTCAACTTCCTTGCCGACTTCACCAAGAGCTTGACGCCGAATCTTCTGCCGTTCCTAAACAACCAACAACCTAGTCAACCTCAAGTCATTCCCGTAAAAAGCGCCAATGGCAGTCCTCAGTTCCCACAGTACAAGGGTGCCAGTATCAACACTGGACTAGGTTACAACCAGGAAAGACCCGCAGCAGGTAGCTACCAGCACATCAAGAGTCAACCCCAACTCCAGTTCGGCGGGAAACCAGCTCTGCCAGTAGTACCAACAGCGCCAGCAGCACCAGCCGTACCAGTTATTCGTCCAGTATCTTCCGTAGTTCATCACCCTTCGGTAAGCGGTAGACCCTTGGGAGAGAATCGAGATGACGTTGAAataatcaagaagaagaagccgCCCGCGCCTGACCCGCACGATTTTGACGAGGACGAAGTGGACGAGG GTTACAGAGCGATCGAGAGGGAGTACGGTCCTCAGCACGATGACGTAGAGGACGAATCACCGCATCGCGGATCGTACGTCAAGGAGTCCAGCGCGGAAAGTGACTTCAAGCCGTCCACCGGTTACCCCTTCGAGTCGTACGAGGATAAATTCGGCAGGTACTCAAAGCCTTCGTCGGACGAAGAAGCCGAAGACGACGGACCGTCGTCGAGGTATCATCACCACTCGTCTgccgacgacgatgacgactaCGACGGGCACTCAACGACCCACCACGCCAATTACAGATCACCGCAATCCAGACCAAGCAGGTACGAGTACCCGGGAGAAGAGAGCCGGAAGAACGAGCGACAAGAGCAAGCGGAGGAAGAAGGAGAACTCGCGGCGTTTAATTCCTACGGGCAGGATTTCGAACAGGAATTCGAAGACTCGTACAAACGAGAACTCCCGCAGAGCA AATACGTCCACGTAAAGGAGGTACCGGAGATCGAAGGCACCGAGCCTGTTACAAGGTACAACTCTAAGTCCAAAGAGTCTCGTCATCAGGCCCACGAAGAAGAGCCCGAAGAGAGCAGAAACTACGGCAGTCACTCGTCGCAAAAGTACCGAAAGGGTCCGAAGAGCGGTGACAGCGAAGGTTACGGGTCGAACGTCCGATCCTACAATAGATCACCGAAGGTAATTCACGAAGACTCATTCGGCTACAAGAGTCCCAAGAGCCAACAGTATTCGAAGTACAAAAAGAGTCCCACCGGAGACTCGTATTCCGCAGTGAAGAAGTCGCCGAAGAAGGAATCTTACGTTAAATCGAGTAGGTCGTCCTACAAGTCGCCGGAGAACGACAACGGATACGAAAAGGGTGACTCTTATTCTTACTCGACCGGAAGTGCATGGAAGTCGGACAACAAAAAGGCCCCGGAATCCCGCGATTATCACGGCCACGCAAGTACCGCTGTAAAAACTCTGGCACAACCGGATTCCTCGTTCAGTTTTGACGCGTTCGCGATTGATCCAAGCAGCCCGAAAATCGTGCATGATCTGACCGGGATCTAA